The following proteins come from a genomic window of Proteiniphilum propionicum:
- a CDS encoding TlpA family protein disulfide reductase yields MKFFYVLFFITCPILLFSQSVIKNNDGSITVISDSTVYLDSNRNIINRDIFQDSLNTGNYVVSFKDTLRRVEFQLKKKIVTEHPMFRLGKKFPDLELLDINQNKITITDKEEYTLFTFWDISCKPCIEELISLNVIAEEYPNVCFIAITANSNIQVSHFFQEKGIAWNNIKIVYDYPYSENFNITSVPFNVIIDKNKIIKKTIAGKDIKSICSYFDELKKK; encoded by the coding sequence ATGAAATTTTTTTATGTGCTTTTTTTCATTACTTGCCCTATTTTACTTTTTTCTCAAAGTGTCATTAAAAATAATGATGGCAGTATAACTGTTATTTCCGACTCTACTGTCTACCTTGATTCAAATAGAAATATAATAAATAGAGATATATTTCAAGACTCATTAAATACGGGAAACTACGTTGTGTCCTTTAAAGATACGCTTAGAAGGGTTGAGTTTCAACTAAAGAAAAAAATAGTCACGGAGCATCCAATGTTCAGGTTGGGGAAAAAGTTTCCGGACTTGGAGCTATTGGACATAAATCAAAATAAAATTACTATAACAGATAAAGAAGAATACACATTGTTTACCTTTTGGGATATTAGTTGTAAGCCTTGCATTGAAGAATTAATATCTTTAAATGTTATTGCGGAAGAATATCCGAATGTTTGTTTTATTGCTATAACAGCTAATTCGAATATACAAGTTTCACATTTTTTTCAAGAAAAAGGCATTGCATGGAATAACATAAAGATTGTCTATGATTATCCATATAGTGAAAATTTTAATATAACTAGTGTACCTTTCAATGTAATTATTGATAAGAACAAAATAATAAAAAAGACAATAGCTGGAAAAGATATTAAGAGTATTTGTTCATATTTTGATGAGTTAAAGAAGAAATAA
- a CDS encoding tyrosine-type recombinase/integrase, whose protein sequence is MSSSCLVKEPKKRLVPIDDNMMNLLGNYLKEYGLDRPGMGHHPLFFNSRRAKLTNPGITYILQKYASLAHIAYPDLVPSTPTPHTLRHSRAMHLLQAGVNLVYIRDLLGHVSIQTTEIYARADSKLKREALENAFSDLGITEPDVKSWEKDPKLKAFLKSLA, encoded by the coding sequence ATGTCATCGAGTTGTTTGGTAAAGGAGCCAAAAAAACGATTGGTGCCGATTGATGACAATATGATGAATTTACTTGGAAATTACTTGAAGGAATACGGCTTGGACAGACCCGGGATGGGTCATCATCCCCTCTTCTTCAATAGCCGGAGGGCTAAGCTTACCAATCCCGGGATTACCTATATTTTGCAAAAATATGCTTCATTGGCACATATTGCATATCCCGATCTGGTCCCGTCAACACCAACTCCGCATACGCTGAGGCACTCAAGGGCAATGCACCTGCTACAGGCCGGTGTAAATCTGGTATATATCAGGGATCTTTTGGGGCATGTGTCAATACAGACGACCGAGATTTATGCAAGGGCGGACTCGAAGTTGAAGAGAGAAGCCTTAGAAAATGCTTTTAGTGATCTTGGAATTACTGAACCGGATGTGAAAAGTTGGGAAAAAGATCCCAAGCTTAAAGCTTTTTTAAAAAGTTTGGCTTGA
- a CDS encoding RHS repeat-associated core domain-containing protein produces the protein MHFREYDGSGRLSKVWNPIPAPEENAFIDKSSVNTIATSFYEDNAAFSKIVYEPSTLNRRKEEYGPGIQWHNSNRGIFTDWFTNNSDSLSCKQYKIGLDGTTLENLNNYPNGELFVTKITDEDKCVSYAFVNKLGQVVMERKKNAGANSDTYYVYDDFGNLRYVLPPAVSDISQTTLSNFAYIYKYDERNRCIEKKLPGCEPVYFIYDKADQLIFSQDGNQRSGDPNTWSFFLYDSVGRPIVSGICINPDIEGCKNTIVKCELGEADNSFAGYIPNIVLQNVALLSVNYYDNYDFISFQTSINPEKLNYIPYAQIDQPGNSKGLLTGTRLYQLDNSKKYTISATYYDQHDRIIQTHTSNRFGGFDDEYIEYSFIRKPMCKKLVHSFDGKTTLEEFFSYSYDKMLRLVGVEHSVNGDLKYYEYKYDKVGRLISKTISETPEQISYNYNVRDWLTQIVGTKFNQTLTYESSVNGVVPDKALYNGNISAMKWRAGDETTERGYRFAYDGLNRLTAAAYGEGASLTANLGRFNETVTAYDKAGNILSLQRQGKLDSGYGMMDNLAYTYTGNRLIRVSDAVTTPITYPGAFHFVDRANVPNEYTYDANGNLTKDLNKNIASITYNSLNLPSVVAFADGNTVSYGYDAAGSKLSVAYTVGGSTVKTEYAGNKVYRNGTLSMILTEEGYITLSGTPPTYHYYLKDHQGNNRVVIDQAGTVEQVNHYYPFGGLFGEGLQTSNQPYRYNGKELDRQLSLDLYDYGARHYDAALGRWLTVDPMAEKYYSISSYVYCGNNPVRFIDPDGREWKYVTDANGHITINVTLNLSVLGNYTTAQINAYQNAISTQFHNTISQSSGGTMSGTITFYQGNADIVQSLSLGEMNGNIGGMTSYFNSSVNLYNSAGELRLLSSVASDATHEMLHTLRLEHPFEVTQTADTELLRVAPNSFVSTSTTDKNIVNNIMSYPMITIDGQKGSNLNSLTKGQLNFMLKEIDLQNQGYGFRPQYNPSLTLEQNTTLYKQYYDNYWNNPPGTPVRNQ, from the coding sequence GTGCACTTTAGAGAATATGATGGCTCAGGGAGACTTTCCAAGGTGTGGAACCCTATTCCCGCTCCTGAAGAAAACGCGTTTATCGATAAATCTTCTGTTAACACAATAGCCACATCATTTTATGAAGATAATGCCGCATTCAGTAAAATAGTATATGAACCATCAACTTTAAATAGAAGAAAAGAAGAGTATGGTCCCGGAATTCAATGGCACAACTCAAATAGAGGTATATTTACAGATTGGTTTACCAATAATTCCGATAGTCTATCGTGTAAACAATACAAAATAGGACTTGATGGAACCACTTTGGAAAACCTAAACAATTATCCAAACGGAGAGTTATTTGTTACTAAAATCACAGATGAAGATAAGTGCGTGTCATACGCATTTGTGAACAAATTAGGACAAGTAGTTATGGAAAGGAAGAAAAATGCCGGTGCAAATAGTGACACCTATTATGTCTATGATGATTTTGGAAATCTAAGATATGTTTTACCTCCGGCAGTTTCTGATATCTCTCAAACCACACTATCCAATTTTGCTTATATCTACAAATACGATGAAAGGAATCGTTGTATTGAGAAAAAACTACCGGGCTGTGAGCCTGTCTATTTTATATATGACAAAGCAGACCAATTGATATTTTCTCAAGATGGAAATCAACGCAGCGGAGACCCCAATACCTGGAGTTTTTTTCTATACGATTCGGTAGGAAGACCGATCGTTTCCGGAATCTGTATAAACCCAGATATTGAAGGGTGTAAAAACACTATAGTAAAATGTGAGTTGGGTGAAGCCGATAACTCTTTTGCCGGTTATATACCCAATATAGTTCTACAAAACGTAGCCCTTCTTTCGGTAAATTATTATGATAATTATGACTTTATTTCTTTTCAAACCTCTATCAACCCGGAAAAATTGAATTATATACCATATGCCCAAATTGACCAACCCGGTAATTCAAAAGGATTATTAACCGGAACCAGATTGTATCAGCTTGATAACTCAAAAAAATATACTATTTCTGCTACCTATTATGATCAACATGATAGGATTATTCAAACCCATACATCAAATCGGTTTGGGGGATTTGATGATGAATATATAGAGTATTCCTTTATTAGAAAGCCAATGTGTAAAAAGCTTGTACACTCTTTTGATGGAAAAACAACGCTGGAAGAATTCTTCTCCTATTCTTATGATAAAATGTTGCGATTGGTGGGAGTTGAACATTCTGTAAACGGAGATCTGAAATATTATGAATATAAGTATGATAAAGTTGGTCGATTAATATCAAAAACAATTAGTGAAACACCTGAACAAATTTCTTATAACTATAATGTCCGTGACTGGCTTACGCAGATCGTTGGTACAAAATTCAACCAAACATTAACTTATGAATCATCGGTAAATGGTGTTGTGCCCGATAAAGCACTGTACAACGGAAATATTAGTGCCATGAAGTGGAGGGCCGGTGATGAAACCACCGAGAGGGGATACAGGTTCGCCTATGACGGCTTGAACCGTCTCACTGCCGCCGCCTACGGTGAGGGAGCATCGCTGACAGCCAACCTCGGCCGTTTCAATGAAACGGTCACCGCTTACGACAAGGCGGGCAACATCCTATCCCTCCAGCGACAAGGGAAGCTGGACAGCGGCTACGGAATGATGGACAACCTCGCTTATACCTACACGGGTAACCGGCTCATCAGGGTATCGGACGCGGTCACCACCCCCATTACCTATCCGGGTGCATTTCATTTTGTGGACAGGGCGAACGTGCCCAATGAATATACCTACGATGCCAACGGCAACCTGACGAAAGATTTAAACAAAAACATTGCCTCGATCACGTATAATTCATTAAATTTGCCAAGTGTGGTAGCTTTTGCGGACGGGAATACCGTCAGCTACGGTTATGACGCGGCGGGCAGTAAGCTGAGCGTAGCTTACACGGTTGGCGGCAGCACGGTAAAAACAGAATATGCGGGTAACAAGGTGTACAGGAACGGCACGTTGAGCATGATCCTCACGGAGGAGGGATACATCACCCTCTCGGGCACCCCCCCCACGTATCACTACTACCTGAAGGATCATCAGGGCAACAACCGGGTGGTGATCGACCAGGCCGGAACGGTGGAGCAGGTGAACCACTACTATCCTTTCGGCGGACTGTTCGGAGAAGGGCTCCAAACTTCCAACCAGCCCTACAGGTACAACGGCAAGGAACTGGACAGGCAGTTGAGCCTTGACCTCTATGACTACGGCGCAAGACACTATGACGCCGCCCTTGGCAGGTGGCTGACCGTGGATCCAATGGCGGAGAAGTATTACTCGATTAGTTCGTATGTGTATTGTGGGAATAATCCAGTAAGATTTATTGACCCGGATGGAAGAGAATGGAAATATGTTACAGATGCTAACGGTCATATAACTATCAATGTGACGTTAAATCTCTCTGTGTTGGGCAACTATACAACAGCTCAGATAAATGCTTACCAAAATGCTATTTCAACCCAATTTCATAATACAATATCTCAATCTTCGGGCGGAACAATGTCGGGAACTATTACTTTTTATCAAGGGAATGCTGATATTGTACAATCTTTATCTTTGGGAGAAATGAATGGTAATATTGGAGGAATGACTTCATATTTTAATTCTTCTGTAAATTTATATAATTCCGCAGGAGAATTAAGGTTGCTTTCTTCCGTAGCGTCAGACGCAACGCACGAAATGTTGCATACATTGAGATTAGAGCACCCATTTGAAGTAACACAAACAGCGGATACAGAATTGTTAAGAGTAGCACCGAATTCTTTTGTGTCGACTTCCACAACAGATAAAAATATTGTAAATAATATTATGAGTTATCCAATGATAACCATTGACGGGCAAAAAGGAAGTAATCTAAATTCATTGACAAAAGGACAGTTAAATTTTATGCTAAAAGAGATAGATTTACAAAACCAAGGATATGGTTTTAGACCGCAATACAATCCCTCATTAACTCTCGAACAAAACACTACTCTATACAAACAATATTATGATAACTATTGGAACAATCCGCCCGGAACACCTGTCAGGAATCAGTAA
- a CDS encoding transposase → MKKRKTYSAGFKTKIVLEALQERETVQEIARKYELHPGQISTWKTQFLSQADQVFERGGSKTEDDKEKDALFKKVGQLQLEVDFLKKVLGK, encoded by the coding sequence ATGAAGAAAAGGAAAACTTACAGTGCCGGCTTTAAAACAAAGATTGTTTTAGAAGCACTTCAAGAAAGAGAAACAGTCCAGGAGATCGCCAGGAAGTATGAACTTCACCCGGGTCAGATCTCGACGTGGAAGACTCAATTTTTATCTCAGGCGGACCAGGTGTTCGAGAGAGGCGGCTCTAAAACAGAGGATGACAAGGAGAAAGACGCCCTGTTCAAGAAGGTCGGACAGCTTCAGCTGGAGGTTGATTTCTTAAAAAAAGTATTGGGGAAATAG
- a CDS encoding tyrosine-type recombinase/integrase: MAPYISSFVESKTRKGIKGEDIKWILYELDRHLAEKGHQACYIDRISYDSWYHATCGNKQVSTVYQKVSVMRRFLIYMGNMGLECYVPRLPRKHKSEYVPYIFTENEIKGLFAAADNLRVKEHHANSLMMVVPVLLRTLYSTAIRIGEAINLRNKDIDFEKHVIVLDNTKNGRQRLAPLNESLEKVLRQYIRYRNMLPVEGVMAPESHLFVNGLGHKLSKRGIGRYFRKLLQEANIPYKGHEEGPTLHNLRHTACVHSLVRMHRQGRDIYCCLPILSTFMGHVKVMDTEHYLRLTQNMYPEIIQMDASVTAGLGNLIAKSLLKVDDHGNI, from the coding sequence ATGGCTCCCTACATAAGCTCTTTCGTAGAATCAAAAACCAGAAAAGGGATAAAAGGAGAAGATATAAAGTGGATCCTTTACGAGTTGGATCGACATCTGGCAGAAAAGGGGCATCAGGCTTGTTATATTGACAGGATATCCTATGATAGTTGGTATCATGCAACTTGTGGCAACAAACAAGTATCAACCGTATATCAAAAAGTATCCGTAATGAGACGTTTTTTGATATATATGGGCAATATGGGGCTTGAATGTTATGTCCCTAGATTGCCAAGGAAGCATAAATCTGAATATGTGCCATACATTTTTACTGAAAACGAAATCAAAGGCTTGTTTGCCGCAGCCGATAATCTCAGGGTAAAGGAGCATCATGCCAATTCATTAATGATGGTTGTACCTGTTTTGCTAAGGACTTTGTATAGCACTGCAATACGAATTGGTGAAGCAATAAATCTTCGGAACAAGGACATAGATTTTGAAAAACATGTCATTGTTTTGGATAACACAAAGAATGGCCGTCAAAGACTTGCCCCTTTAAATGAATCTTTAGAAAAAGTTTTGAGGCAATACATCCGTTATAGAAACATGTTACCCGTCGAAGGTGTAATGGCTCCTGAGAGTCACCTTTTTGTCAATGGGCTGGGGCATAAACTGTCAAAAAGGGGTATAGGCAGATATTTTAGGAAACTACTGCAGGAGGCAAACATCCCGTATAAGGGACACGAAGAAGGCCCAACCCTTCATAATCTAAGACATACCGCTTGTGTGCACTCTCTCGTCCGCATGCATAGGCAAGGCAGGGATATATACTGTTGCCTTCCTATACTCTCTACATTTATGGGACATGTAAAAGTCATGGACACCGAGCATTATCTCCGTCTTACACAAAACATGTATCCGGAAATTATCCAAATGGATGCATCCGTAACTGCCGGACTTGGAAATCTTATTGCAAAATCACTCCTTAAAGTTGATGATCATGGGAACATATAA
- a CDS encoding tyrosine-type recombinase/integrase → MRDDLLSQEKLLVEQYKLTQQTGARHICRIRELVVFMQEHDCDIYTEDVGMSFLKSLELTDSKHKYTTSRGAVFLLNNFLKGLPYRPKYIEGDVYTFPGKLGMEAKSFISLRNKEYRLSSSTVRTYQSSLDIFTTAMKLHGATLETLKREDINYFLASSQNQSPYKCGPVRIFLKYLFESGFTKEDLSKELEGFKCRRGEKLPSFYTRDEVMKIEGVIDRTGGKGKRDYAMILLASRLGLRASDITRLQFASLNWDNNVIILKQHKTKREIILPLLSDIGDAIIDYIKNGRPDNDSKNLFLSLIQPYRPIRVSTLCTIVTNYIYAAGVSPKGRHHGTHSLRHSLATNLLENGTALPVISEVLGHGSTGSTMYYLGVNIKSLLECSQNVPDVPEDFYSQKGGMLYA, encoded by the coding sequence ATGAGAGACGATTTGTTGTCTCAGGAAAAATTGCTTGTAGAACAATACAAGTTGACCCAACAGACAGGTGCAAGGCATATTTGCCGTATCCGTGAACTTGTGGTTTTCATGCAAGAGCATGATTGTGATATTTATACAGAAGATGTGGGTATGTCTTTTCTCAAAAGTTTGGAATTGACAGATTCTAAACACAAATATACAACATCAAGGGGAGCGGTCTTCTTATTGAATAATTTCCTTAAGGGGTTACCATACCGTCCAAAATATATTGAAGGGGATGTATACACTTTTCCCGGCAAACTAGGAATGGAGGCTAAAAGTTTCATATCTCTTCGCAACAAGGAATATAGGTTAAGCAGTTCAACAGTACGAACATATCAAAGTTCTTTGGACATCTTTACTACAGCCATGAAGCTACATGGTGCTACATTGGAAACTCTTAAAAGAGAAGATATTAATTATTTTCTCGCTTCATCCCAAAATCAATCACCATACAAATGCGGTCCTGTCAGAATATTCTTAAAATATCTCTTCGAATCCGGCTTTACAAAAGAAGACCTGAGTAAAGAACTCGAGGGGTTTAAGTGTCGTCGGGGTGAGAAATTACCCTCCTTTTATACCAGGGATGAAGTAATGAAAATAGAAGGGGTGATAGATAGAACCGGGGGGAAAGGCAAAAGGGATTATGCGATGATACTGCTTGCATCCAGACTCGGGCTACGTGCTTCTGATATTACAAGACTCCAGTTTGCTAGTTTGAATTGGGATAACAATGTCATTATCCTCAAACAGCACAAGACCAAAAGAGAGATTATACTGCCGCTTCTTTCCGATATAGGAGACGCCATTATTGATTATATAAAAAATGGCAGGCCAGATAATGATTCCAAGAATCTGTTTTTGTCACTTATTCAACCTTATAGACCTATAAGAGTATCGACATTGTGTACTATTGTTACTAATTATATTTATGCGGCAGGAGTATCACCCAAAGGAAGACATCATGGCACCCACTCTTTACGGCATAGCCTGGCGACTAATCTTTTGGAAAATGGCACGGCTTTGCCTGTTATATCTGAAGTGCTTGGGCATGGTTCGACAGGGTCGACCATGTATTATCTTGGTGTTAATATCAAATCACTACTGGAATGTTCCCAGAATGTGCCGGATGTCCCCGAGGATTTTTATTCGCAGAAAGGAGGCATGCTGTATGCCTAA
- a CDS encoding site-specific integrase, producing the protein MGTYKDIAGCIEKYFTDYLVKERGVSAHTVRSYRDTFILLLEYMNKEKKIPADKLGLDDIDRSVVLSFLDWLQDVKRNAVSTRRPEIRYNKIFL; encoded by the coding sequence ATGGGAACATATAAAGATATTGCAGGGTGTATTGAAAAGTATTTTACCGATTACCTGGTAAAAGAGCGCGGCGTCAGCGCCCATACAGTGCGTTCATACCGAGACACTTTCATTCTGCTTCTTGAATATATGAATAAAGAGAAGAAGATCCCGGCGGACAAGTTAGGACTGGATGACATAGACAGGAGTGTGGTACTTTCCTTCCTGGACTGGCTTCAGGATGTCAAGCGCAACGCCGTTTCCACGCGGAGACCAGAGATACGCTACAATAAGATCTTTCTATGA
- the tnpB gene encoding IS66 family insertion sequence element accessory protein TnpB (TnpB, as the term is used for proteins encoded by IS66 family insertion elements, is considered an accessory protein, since TnpC, encoded by a neighboring gene, is a DDE family transposase.): MRYFLCPGKTDMRKGMNSLCGVVQNHMGYDVRMGDCFIFINRTRTTMKILHAEDGGLVLYMKRLEEGTFRLPAYDKDSRSYPMNWSSLVMMVEGIQDDPNTRLKRLKAFRNHQ; the protein is encoded by the coding sequence ATGCGCTATTTTCTCTGTCCGGGAAAGACAGATATGCGTAAAGGGATGAACTCACTCTGTGGAGTTGTGCAGAACCATATGGGATATGATGTTAGAATGGGTGATTGTTTCATTTTCATAAACAGAACTCGTACCACAATGAAAATACTTCATGCAGAAGACGGAGGTTTAGTTTTGTATATGAAAAGGCTCGAAGAGGGTACCTTTCGTTTGCCTGCTTATGATAAAGACAGCCGGTCATACCCTATGAACTGGTCCAGTTTAGTAATGATGGTTGAAGGTATACAGGATGACCCAAACACTAGGTTGAAGCGACTAAAAGCGTTTAGAAACCACCAATAA
- a CDS encoding cell division protein ZapB, which yields MARFDRKEWHYQTEIHKKQKNTEKELSKVKSEVSKEKFKNAKAAMGANLMDGVNSLFGGSKVKQQQAEIEELQSENNSLKDENRLLKTELQTAQKEHEKITDKLRSELRKIYDLFPNLRELLSIERMCRFVGFSEDLTRRILTGDKVGFKGSLYSAEYKRKFSTEHSVAQMQPEPKQPGKLRLTVDGVDIIEWFRMKYREFQKSIGINWTDRDVGRGRKM from the coding sequence GTGGCACGGTTTGACCGAAAAGAGTGGCACTATCAGACCGAAATACACAAAAAACAGAAAAACACCGAAAAGGAACTCTCAAAAGTCAAATCCGAAGTAAGCAAAGAAAAATTCAAAAACGCCAAAGCCGCAATGGGCGCAAATTTGATGGATGGCGTAAACTCTCTTTTCGGTGGCTCAAAAGTAAAACAGCAACAAGCCGAAATCGAAGAACTACAATCGGAAAATAATTCTTTGAAAGATGAAAACCGTTTGCTCAAAACCGAGTTGCAAACCGCCCAGAAAGAACACGAAAAAATAACGGATAAACTCCGTTCGGAACTCCGAAAAATTTACGACCTTTTCCCCAATCTTCGGGAATTACTTTCCATCGAACGAATGTGCCGATTTGTGGGGTTTTCAGAAGACCTTACCCGACGGATATTAACCGGCGATAAAGTCGGCTTTAAAGGAAGTTTGTACTCCGCAGAATACAAACGGAAATTTTCTACTGAACATTCCGTGGCACAAATGCAACCGGAACCGAAACAACCTGGCAAGCTCCGTCTTACTGTTGATGGTGTGGATATTATCGAGTGGTTTCGGATGAAATATAGGGAGTTTCAAAAAAGTATCGGAATTAATTGGACGGATAGAGATGTTGGGAGGGGGAGGAAAATGTGA
- a CDS encoding IS3 family transposase, which produces MVPYNEELMKQIDKQYMITPFYGVPRMTHHLRGIGYEVNPKRVRRLYRKMDLYATGPRPNTSKPHKGASHVIYPYLLRGLKVTRPNQVWAMDITYIPLAGSHLYLVGIIDVYSRYIVGWSLSNTMTAHWCRECLEEAIKHHGAPEIINTDQGSQFSSPEFSAYFSSYEGLKFSMDGKGRAIDNIFIERFWRNIKYEKLYLEPSDNGLELYHKIKDYMKYYNQERPHQGLEYKRPMDVYREAA; this is translated from the coding sequence ATGGTTCCCTATAATGAGGAACTGATGAAGCAGATAGACAAACAGTACATGATTACCCCGTTCTACGGTGTACCCCGGATGACACATCACCTTCGTGGCATTGGCTACGAGGTCAATCCCAAGCGTGTGCGCCGTTTATATCGGAAAATGGATTTATATGCGACCGGCCCCCGTCCGAACACGAGCAAGCCCCATAAGGGAGCAAGCCATGTGATTTATCCCTACCTGCTGCGTGGGTTAAAGGTAACGCGCCCCAATCAGGTCTGGGCGATGGATATCACCTATATCCCGTTAGCTGGCAGCCATCTGTACCTGGTTGGCATCATTGACGTTTACAGCCGCTATATCGTTGGCTGGTCACTGTCCAACACGATGACCGCCCATTGGTGCCGCGAGTGCCTTGAAGAGGCTATAAAGCACCATGGTGCTCCGGAGATAATCAATACGGATCAGGGGAGTCAGTTCTCCAGCCCGGAGTTTTCAGCTTATTTTTCTTCATACGAGGGTTTAAAGTTCAGCATGGACGGGAAGGGACGGGCTATTGACAATATCTTCATTGAAAGATTTTGGCGGAACATCAAATACGAGAAGCTTTATCTCGAACCATCAGACAATGGTTTGGAGTTATATCACAAAATAAAGGATTATATGAAGTATTATAACCAGGAAAGGCCCCATCAGGGATTGGAATATAAAAGGCCGATGGATGTGTACCGGGAGGCCGCTTAG
- the tnpA gene encoding IS66 family insertion sequence element accessory protein TnpA, whose translation MTPISKEEFMVILKRQQESGLSVKDFCENQSYTAFSFYYWKSKFGLTRPYNNHAHETAVDKLAPISFNLSENKPALKTVPSVNIKGEIKIKLPGGIQVSFIGSTQTEAAIKLLAQICSAHVLPK comes from the coding sequence ATGACGCCAATAAGCAAAGAAGAATTTATGGTTATATTAAAACGCCAGCAAGAAAGCGGTTTAAGTGTCAAAGATTTTTGTGAAAATCAATCTTACACGGCTTTCAGTTTTTATTACTGGAAAAGTAAGTTTGGGCTGACTCGTCCATATAACAATCATGCACATGAAACTGCAGTGGATAAACTGGCTCCCATCAGTTTTAATCTATCTGAAAATAAGCCTGCACTTAAAACTGTTCCATCAGTTAATATTAAAGGAGAAATAAAAATAAAGTTGCCCGGTGGTATCCAGGTAAGTTTTATAGGCAGCACTCAAACTGAGGCTGCTATTAAATTACTTGCTCAAATATGTTCTGCACATGTTTTGCCTAAATGA
- a CDS encoding site-specific integrase translates to MMYEDPVHLSHWKSICSIRIKREVRNSVKYLTVDGVKAVFEQIDTNTREGRRNLTLLSLMYNLGARVQEIIDLTPLSIRTSKPYVIELFGKGAKKTIGAD, encoded by the coding sequence ATGATGTATGAAGATCCCGTCCATTTATCACACTGGAAATCAATATGCTCAATACGTATAAAACGAGAGGTGCGAAATAGTGTCAAATATCTGACTGTTGACGGGGTAAAAGCCGTTTTCGAACAGATAGATACAAATACCCGTGAAGGAAGAAGAAACCTGACCCTATTGTCCTTGATGTATAATCTTGGAGCCAGGGTACAGGAAATTATAGATCTCACACCGCTATCGATAAGAACAAGCAAGCCCTATGTCATCGAGTTGTTTGGTAAAGGAGCCAAAAAAACGATTGGTGCCGATTGA